One window of the Zea mays cultivar B73 chromosome 3, Zm-B73-REFERENCE-NAM-5.0, whole genome shotgun sequence genome contains the following:
- the LOC103651042 gene encoding ecotropic viral integration site 5 protein homolog isoform X1, translated as MKAKALPFIAFEHKRDAYGFAVRPQHLQRYREYANIYKEEEEERSDRWKNFLDRQAEDGESSGEDAKVAPSNEEDGVAAKDGRTEPRPHKIQIWSEIRPSLGHIKEMMNSRVKKQSSSVNDGYTRDEPHPGNSEGSKPSEDSDDEFYDVEKVDPSQEVPATDIANAESGTNRGAEQEHYPWKEELECLVRDGLPMALRGELWQAFIGIGARRVEGYYEGLLAADSESQDNKYPGSPTSECGDGKPKPSQTFSSEKWKGQIEKDLPRTFPGHPALDEDGRNALRRLLTAYARHNPPVGYCQAMNFFAGLLLLLMPEENAFWALTGIMDDYFDGYFSEEMIESQVDQLVLEELVRGRFPKLVNHLDYLGVQVAWVTGPWFLSIFMNMLPWESVLRVWDVLLFEGNRVMLFRTALALMELYGPALVTTKDAGDAVTLLQSLAGSTFDSSQLVLTACMGYQAVGEARLQELRNKHRPSVISSMEQRAKGLRVWRDTNRLASRLYNFKRDTEPLVSLSEEQSNDLTDGDKNQEANCSNVDDMYHGLTVNSEIDSLPDPKDQVVWLKGELCQLLEERRSAVLRADELETALMEMVKQDNRRELSAKVEQLEQELSELRQALSDKQEQEQAMLQVLMRVEQEQKVTEDARIFAEQDAAAQKYAAHILQEKYEGAMASLAQMENRAVMAETMLEATIQYQSSQQKAQLPSPSPSPRTPTRDASPGQGNQDSSQEFQPRRISLLAPFSSLGWRDKNKGKQNGSDESTNGKLNNSTDQGVETPKKDDEKKADSPKESEQIVRTPERDNELRLGTPKMDSEVPSVEMAANSTNGLEDQLEEIKLD; from the exons ATGAAGGCCAAGGCCCTCCCTTTCATCGCCTTCGAGCACAAGCG AGACGCCTATGGCTTCGCCGTGCGGCCACAACACCTGCAGCGGTACAGAGAGTATGCGAACATCTATAAG gaggaggaagaggagaggTCCGACAGATGGAAGAATTTTCTGGATCGGCAGGCTGAGGATGGAGAATCATCTGGAGAGGATGCCAAGGTTGCGCCATCCAACGAGGAAGATGGAGTTGCTGCCAAGGATGGCAGGACAGAGCCAAGACCACATAAAATCCAAATATGGTCTGAAATCAGGCCCTCTTTGGGCCATATTAAGGAGATGATGAACTCACGCGTGAAAAAGCAATCTTCTTCTGTTAATGACGGGTACACGAGGGATGAACCACACCCTGGTAATTCTGAAGGGAGCAAGCCATCGGAGGATTCAGATGATGAGTTCTATGATGTAGAGAAGGTTGATCCTAGCcaagaagtgcctgcaactgaCATAGCCAATGCTGAGTCAGGTACAAATAGAGGTGCAGAACAAGAACATTATCCTTGGAAAGAAGAATTAGAATGCTTAGTCCGTGATGGGCTTCCAATGGCCCTGAGAGGAGAG CTGTGGCAAGCTTTTATTGGTATTGGAGCTCGTCGGGTCGAAGGGTACTATGAGGGCCTCCTTGCAGCGGACAGTGAAAGTCAAGACAACAAATATCCGGGATCTCCAACTTCGGAATGTGGTGACGGAAAACCAAAACCATCTCAAACATTTTCTTCTGAAAAATGGAAAGGGCAAATAGAGAAG GATTTGCCTAGAACATTTCCAGGACACCCTGCACTAGATGAGGATGGCAGAAATGCCTTAAGGCGCTTGCTCACAGCTTATGCTCGACACAATCCACCAGTTGGTTACTGCCAG GCAATGAACTTCTTTGCTGGCTTGCTACTTCTGCTGATGCCAGAAGAGAATGCATTTTG GGCATTGACAGGCATTATGGATGACTATTTTGATGGTTACTTCTCTGAAGAAATGATCGAATCTCAG GTGGATCAGCTTGTTTTAGAGGAGTTAGTCCGAGGGAGATTCCCAAAGTTAG TAAATCATCTTGATTACCTTGGTGTACAAGTTGCATGGGTCACTGGTCCATGGTTCCTATCTATTTTTATGAACATGCTTCCCTGGGAAAGTG TGCTTCGTGTGTGGGATGTTCTTCTCTTTGAGGGAAACCGTGTGATGCTGTTCCGGACAGCTCTTGCACTGATGGAGTTGTATG GTCCTGCACTTGTGACAACAAAAGATGCTGGGGATGCAGTAACCCTTTTGCAGTCTTTAGCTGGTTCCACTTTTGACAGTAGCCAGCTTGTTTTAACAGCTTGCATGGGATATCAAGCTGTAGGTGAAGCAAGACTGCAAGAATTGAGAAATAAACACCGACCATCTGTTATCTCCTCAATGGAACAGAGAGCAAAAGGTCTTCGTGTCTGGAGGGATACGAACAGGCTTGCATCTAGGCTATATAATTTTAAGCGTGACACTGAACCATTGGTGTCGTTATCAGAAGAACAGTCAAATGACTTGACAGATGGCGATAAGAACCAAGAAGCCAATTGTAGTAATGTGGATGATATGTATCATGGCCTCACTGTCAACTCTGAGATTGATTCTCTGCCTGATCCTAAAGACCAG GTAGTCTGGCTGAAGGGTGAGCTGTGCCAACTGCTAGAGGAGAGAAGATCCGCTGTTCTGAG GGCTGATGAATTAGAGACAGCACTTATGGAGATGGTTAAGCAAGATAACAGACGCGAATTAAGTGCAAAG GTCGAGCAATTGGAACAAGAGTTATCTGAGCTTAGGCAAGCTCTATCAGACAAGCAGGAACAGGAACAAGCAATGCTTCAG GTTCTGATGCGTGTAGAGCAAGAACAGAAAGTCACAGAGGACGCCCGTATCTTTGCAGAGCAAGATGCTGCTGCTCAGAAATATGCTGCACATATACTTCAG GAGAAGTACGAGGGAGCTATGGCTTCACTTGCTCAAATGGAGAACAGAGCAGTTATGGCAGAAACTATGTTAGAGGCAACCATTCAGTACCAATCTAGTCAGCAGAAAGCACAGCTTCCATCGCCCTCTCCTTCTCCAAG GACCCCAACTCGAGATGCATCACCAGGCCAAGGGAACCAAGATTCATCGCAGGAGTTCCAGCCTAGAAGAATAAGCTTGCTTGCCCCATTTTCTTCCCTCGGATGGCGAGACAAGAACAAG GGCAAGCAGAACGGCTCTGATGAGTCAACAAACGGTAAGCTCAATAATAGCACCGATCAAGGGGTTGAAACACCCAAAAAGGACGACGAAAAGAAGGCCGACTCGCCAAAAGAGAGTGAACAGATTGTCCGAACACCGGAAAGAGACAATGAACTGAGACTAGGGACACCCAAGATGGATAGTGAGGTACCAAGTGTGGAAATGGCGGCAAACAGTACGAATGGGCTGGAGGACCAGTTGGAGGAGATAAAATTGGATTGA
- the LOC103651042 gene encoding TBC1 domain family member 8B isoform X2, giving the protein MKAKALPFIAFEHKRDAYGFAVRPQHLQRYREYANIYKEEEEERSDRWKNFLDRQAEDGESSGEDAKVAPSNEEDGVAAKDGRTEPRPHKIQIWSEIRPSLGHIKEMMNSRVKKQSSSVNDGYTRDEPHPGNSEGSKPSEDSDDEFYDVEKVDPSQEVPATDIANAESGTNRGAEQEHYPWKEELECLVRDGLPMALRGELWQAFIGIGARRVEGYYEGLLAADSESQDNKYPGSPTSECGDGKPKPSQTFSSEKWKGQIEKDLPRTFPGHPALDEDGRNALRRLLTAYARHNPPVGYCQAMNFFAGLLLLLMPEENAFWALTGIMDDYFDGYFSEEMIESQVDQLVLEELVRGRFPKLVNHLDYLGVQVAWVTGPWFLSIFMNMLPWESVLRVWDVLLFEGNRVMLFRTALALMELYGPALVTTKDAGDAVTLLQSLAGSTFDSSQLVLTACMGYQAVGEARLQELRNKHRPSVISSMEQRAKGLRVWRDTNRLASRLYNFKRDTEPLVSLSEEQSNDLTDGDKNQEANCSNVDDMYHGLTVNSEIDSLPDPKDQVVWLKGELCQLLEERRSAVLRADELETALMEMVKQDNRRELSAKVEQLEQELSELRQALSDKQEQEQAMLQVLMRVEQEQKVTEDARIFAEQDAAAQKYAAHILQEKYEGAMASLAQMENRAVMAETMLEATIQYQSSQQKAQLPSPSPSPRTPTRDASPGQGNQDSSQEFQPRRISLLAPFSSLGWRDKNKNGSDESTNGKLNNSTDQGVETPKKDDEKKADSPKESEQIVRTPERDNELRLGTPKMDSEVPSVEMAANSTNGLEDQLEEIKLD; this is encoded by the exons ATGAAGGCCAAGGCCCTCCCTTTCATCGCCTTCGAGCACAAGCG AGACGCCTATGGCTTCGCCGTGCGGCCACAACACCTGCAGCGGTACAGAGAGTATGCGAACATCTATAAG gaggaggaagaggagaggTCCGACAGATGGAAGAATTTTCTGGATCGGCAGGCTGAGGATGGAGAATCATCTGGAGAGGATGCCAAGGTTGCGCCATCCAACGAGGAAGATGGAGTTGCTGCCAAGGATGGCAGGACAGAGCCAAGACCACATAAAATCCAAATATGGTCTGAAATCAGGCCCTCTTTGGGCCATATTAAGGAGATGATGAACTCACGCGTGAAAAAGCAATCTTCTTCTGTTAATGACGGGTACACGAGGGATGAACCACACCCTGGTAATTCTGAAGGGAGCAAGCCATCGGAGGATTCAGATGATGAGTTCTATGATGTAGAGAAGGTTGATCCTAGCcaagaagtgcctgcaactgaCATAGCCAATGCTGAGTCAGGTACAAATAGAGGTGCAGAACAAGAACATTATCCTTGGAAAGAAGAATTAGAATGCTTAGTCCGTGATGGGCTTCCAATGGCCCTGAGAGGAGAG CTGTGGCAAGCTTTTATTGGTATTGGAGCTCGTCGGGTCGAAGGGTACTATGAGGGCCTCCTTGCAGCGGACAGTGAAAGTCAAGACAACAAATATCCGGGATCTCCAACTTCGGAATGTGGTGACGGAAAACCAAAACCATCTCAAACATTTTCTTCTGAAAAATGGAAAGGGCAAATAGAGAAG GATTTGCCTAGAACATTTCCAGGACACCCTGCACTAGATGAGGATGGCAGAAATGCCTTAAGGCGCTTGCTCACAGCTTATGCTCGACACAATCCACCAGTTGGTTACTGCCAG GCAATGAACTTCTTTGCTGGCTTGCTACTTCTGCTGATGCCAGAAGAGAATGCATTTTG GGCATTGACAGGCATTATGGATGACTATTTTGATGGTTACTTCTCTGAAGAAATGATCGAATCTCAG GTGGATCAGCTTGTTTTAGAGGAGTTAGTCCGAGGGAGATTCCCAAAGTTAG TAAATCATCTTGATTACCTTGGTGTACAAGTTGCATGGGTCACTGGTCCATGGTTCCTATCTATTTTTATGAACATGCTTCCCTGGGAAAGTG TGCTTCGTGTGTGGGATGTTCTTCTCTTTGAGGGAAACCGTGTGATGCTGTTCCGGACAGCTCTTGCACTGATGGAGTTGTATG GTCCTGCACTTGTGACAACAAAAGATGCTGGGGATGCAGTAACCCTTTTGCAGTCTTTAGCTGGTTCCACTTTTGACAGTAGCCAGCTTGTTTTAACAGCTTGCATGGGATATCAAGCTGTAGGTGAAGCAAGACTGCAAGAATTGAGAAATAAACACCGACCATCTGTTATCTCCTCAATGGAACAGAGAGCAAAAGGTCTTCGTGTCTGGAGGGATACGAACAGGCTTGCATCTAGGCTATATAATTTTAAGCGTGACACTGAACCATTGGTGTCGTTATCAGAAGAACAGTCAAATGACTTGACAGATGGCGATAAGAACCAAGAAGCCAATTGTAGTAATGTGGATGATATGTATCATGGCCTCACTGTCAACTCTGAGATTGATTCTCTGCCTGATCCTAAAGACCAG GTAGTCTGGCTGAAGGGTGAGCTGTGCCAACTGCTAGAGGAGAGAAGATCCGCTGTTCTGAG GGCTGATGAATTAGAGACAGCACTTATGGAGATGGTTAAGCAAGATAACAGACGCGAATTAAGTGCAAAG GTCGAGCAATTGGAACAAGAGTTATCTGAGCTTAGGCAAGCTCTATCAGACAAGCAGGAACAGGAACAAGCAATGCTTCAG GTTCTGATGCGTGTAGAGCAAGAACAGAAAGTCACAGAGGACGCCCGTATCTTTGCAGAGCAAGATGCTGCTGCTCAGAAATATGCTGCACATATACTTCAG GAGAAGTACGAGGGAGCTATGGCTTCACTTGCTCAAATGGAGAACAGAGCAGTTATGGCAGAAACTATGTTAGAGGCAACCATTCAGTACCAATCTAGTCAGCAGAAAGCACAGCTTCCATCGCCCTCTCCTTCTCCAAG GACCCCAACTCGAGATGCATCACCAGGCCAAGGGAACCAAGATTCATCGCAGGAGTTCCAGCCTAGAAGAATAAGCTTGCTTGCCCCATTTTCTTCCCTCGGATGGCGAGACAAGAACAAG AACGGCTCTGATGAGTCAACAAACGGTAAGCTCAATAATAGCACCGATCAAGGGGTTGAAACACCCAAAAAGGACGACGAAAAGAAGGCCGACTCGCCAAAAGAGAGTGAACAGATTGTCCGAACACCGGAAAGAGACAATGAACTGAGACTAGGGACACCCAAGATGGATAGTGAGGTACCAAGTGTGGAAATGGCGGCAAACAGTACGAATGGGCTGGAGGACCAGTTGGAGGAGATAAAATTGGATTGA